A region of Nitrosomonas stercoris DNA encodes the following proteins:
- a CDS encoding cytochrome c-type biogenesis protein CcmE, translated as MKPRHKKMAVIVLSVSALAVAVALVLNAFQSNLVFFFSPSQVAAKEAPIGKSFRIGGLVEEGSVQRGGGDGTTIKFAITDTAQVIQVAYTGILPDLFKEGKGVVAQGKIADDGVFYADEVLAKHDENYMPPEAADALEQATKARNVSFAQ; from the coding sequence ATGAAACCACGTCACAAAAAGATGGCTGTTATTGTGTTAAGCGTTAGTGCATTAGCTGTTGCTGTTGCATTAGTATTGAATGCCTTTCAAAGTAATCTAGTTTTCTTCTTTAGTCCTAGCCAAGTGGCTGCAAAAGAGGCACCGATTGGTAAAAGTTTCAGAATTGGTGGCTTAGTAGAAGAAGGATCAGTCCAACGGGGTGGGGGGGATGGCACAACAATTAAGTTTGCTATAACAGATACTGCCCAAGTTATTCAGGTTGCCTACACAGGTATTCTTCCTGATTTATTCAAGGAAGGAAAAGGTGTGGTAGCACAAGGTAAGATCGCTGATGATGGTGTTTTCTATGCAGATGAGGTGCTTGCTAAGCATGATGAAAACTATATGCCACCAGAGGCTGCAGATGCATTAGAACAAGCGACTAAAGCCAGAAATGTTTCTTTTGCACAATAA
- a CDS encoding peroxiredoxin Bcp — MDADRIPDFELASTSDKQFRLSDITSKYVVIFFYPKDDTPGCTNESQQFRDLYSGFVQENCEIVGISRDTLKSHEKFKEKYSLPYELLSDAEESVCQLFDVIKMKNMYGKQVRGIERSTFILDREGKLYKEWRKVKVPGHAEEVLASLRQL, encoded by the coding sequence ATGGATGCAGACCGCATTCCTGATTTTGAGCTGGCATCCACGAGCGATAAGCAATTTCGTTTGTCAGATATAACGAGTAAATATGTGGTGATTTTCTTTTATCCGAAAGACGATACGCCGGGCTGTACCAATGAAAGCCAACAATTCAGAGATCTTTATTCGGGGTTTGTACAAGAAAATTGTGAAATAGTTGGTATATCTCGTGATACGCTTAAATCACATGAAAAATTTAAGGAAAAATATAGCCTGCCCTATGAATTACTGAGTGACGCAGAGGAATCAGTATGCCAGCTATTCGACGTGATCAAAATGAAGAATATGTATGGTAAACAAGTACGCGGAATAGAGCGTAGTACTTTTATTCTAGATCGGGAAGGCAAGCTGTATAAGGAGTGGCGCAAAGTTAAAGTGCCCGGACATGCAGAGGAAGTACTGGCATCTCTTCGTCAATTATAA
- a CDS encoding thiol:disulfide interchange protein DsbE has translation MRFLLPLGIFLVLVIFLGIGLTLNPRQVPSPLIDKPAPVFQLHQLEDPSKTISSEDNLGKVWMLNVWASWCVACRDEHPVLVELSKLGIVPVYGLNYKDQRDTAMQWLKQFGNPYEVSVVDADGKVGIDYGVYGVPETYVIDKQGVIRYKHIGPVTVQSLTDKILPLINELKS, from the coding sequence ATGCGGTTTTTGTTACCTCTCGGAATTTTTCTCGTATTGGTTATCTTCTTGGGGATTGGCTTGACGCTTAATCCCCGGCAAGTACCCTCACCATTAATTGATAAACCTGCTCCAGTTTTTCAGTTGCATCAATTGGAAGATCCTAGCAAGACGATTTCATCTGAGGATAATCTGGGTAAAGTATGGATGCTCAATGTTTGGGCTTCTTGGTGTGTGGCCTGTCGTGATGAACATCCAGTTTTAGTGGAGCTTTCAAAATTAGGCATCGTGCCTGTCTATGGCTTGAATTATAAAGATCAGCGCGATACTGCCATGCAATGGCTGAAACAGTTTGGTAATCCTTATGAAGTAAGTGTGGTAGATGCTGATGGCAAGGTGGGTATTGATTATGGTGTTTATGGTGTGCCAGAAACTTATGTCATTGATAAACAAGGGGTGATTAGATATAAGCATATCGGTCCGGTAACAGTTCAATCTTTAACCGATAAGATTTTGCCGTTAATCAATGAATTAAAAAGCTAA
- a CDS encoding malate dehydrogenase encodes MVRSPVRIAITGAAGQISYSLLFRIAAGDMLGSNQPVILQLLDIPAAKKILDGVVMELQDCAFPLLVDIIATHDPLAAFDQVDIAILVGARPRKQGMERKDLLQINGDIFKRQGQALNQVAKRDAKILVVGNPANTNTLITMSNAPDLPAENFSGMLRLDHNRALSQVAMKLAQPVSSIRKMIVWGNHSSTQYPDLYHAEIDGTKVTHLINDQAWIEDYFIPTVQKRGAAVIEARGLSSAASAANAIIDHLHSWFLGTRENDWTTMGILSDGSYAIPAGVIYGFPVVCTDSKRKIVSGLEIDSVSRMRLTAAYEELVQERDAIKQLLP; translated from the coding sequence TTGGTACGATCGCCCGTTCGTATTGCCATTACAGGTGCAGCAGGACAAATTAGCTATAGCTTATTATTTCGAATAGCTGCTGGAGATATGTTGGGCAGTAATCAACCAGTCATTCTTCAGCTACTCGATATTCCTGCAGCTAAAAAAATATTAGATGGGGTCGTAATGGAGCTGCAGGATTGTGCATTTCCTCTGTTAGTTGACATTATTGCCACTCATGATCCCCTTGCCGCATTTGATCAAGTAGACATTGCTATCCTGGTGGGTGCTCGCCCACGCAAACAGGGCATGGAACGTAAAGATCTACTGCAAATAAATGGCGACATCTTCAAAAGACAAGGTCAGGCACTCAATCAAGTCGCCAAACGTGATGCAAAAATTCTGGTTGTTGGTAATCCTGCTAACACCAACACTTTGATTACTATGTCTAACGCACCTGATTTACCTGCTGAAAATTTTTCAGGCATGTTGCGACTGGATCATAACCGTGCCTTATCACAAGTTGCCATGAAACTAGCACAACCTGTTAGCAGCATCAGAAAAATGATTGTATGGGGCAACCACTCCTCTACTCAGTATCCTGATCTGTATCATGCTGAAATTGATGGTACCAAAGTAACGCATCTGATTAATGATCAAGCATGGATTGAAGATTATTTTATTCCCACGGTACAAAAACGGGGGGCAGCAGTCATTGAAGCACGCGGTCTATCGAGCGCAGCCAGTGCGGCTAACGCGATTATTGATCACTTGCATAGTTGGTTTTTGGGAACCAGGGAAAATGACTGGACAACTATGGGGATTTTATCGGATGGCAGTTACGCCATACCGGCAGGTGTAATTTATGGTTTCCCGGTTGTCTGCACAGATAGCAAGAGAAAAATTGTATCTGGCCTTGAGATCGACTCGGTTTCGCGTATGCGACTCACAGCTGCCTACGAAGAACTTGTACAAGAACGAGACGCTATCAAGCAGTTATTACCTTAG
- a CDS encoding heme exporter protein C, whose protein sequence is MKINWFKYASPASFYFLAGRMIPFFAVLAMVLLVVGLYIGFFVAPTDFQQSEAYRIIFVHVPAAWMSMFLYMVMAFWAGIGLAFNTRLSSMVASAIAPTGAMFAFLALWTGAWWGKPMWGTWWVWDARLTSELILFFLYIGFMALQAAIDDPKRSDKAGAIIALVGVVNVPIIYFSVQWWNTLHQGASVSLVQSPKMATAMLSGMLVMSLAAWMYSIVVILVRTRLIILRRESRAAWVAELKEGGVK, encoded by the coding sequence ATGAAAATAAATTGGTTTAAATACGCCTCACCTGCCAGTTTTTATTTTTTAGCTGGCCGCATGATTCCATTTTTCGCAGTTTTAGCGATGGTTTTATTGGTTGTAGGGTTATATATTGGTTTTTTCGTAGCGCCGACTGATTTTCAACAGAGCGAGGCTTATCGAATTATTTTTGTCCATGTGCCAGCTGCCTGGATGTCAATGTTCTTATATATGGTCATGGCGTTTTGGGCGGGTATAGGATTAGCTTTTAATACTCGCCTTTCTTCTATGGTGGCCAGTGCTATTGCACCGACAGGCGCCATGTTTGCTTTTCTTGCTTTGTGGACAGGCGCGTGGTGGGGAAAACCAATGTGGGGGACATGGTGGGTTTGGGATGCACGTTTGACCTCAGAATTGATCCTGTTTTTTCTCTATATCGGCTTTATGGCATTGCAAGCAGCAATTGATGATCCTAAGCGCTCAGATAAAGCAGGGGCAATTATTGCGCTGGTAGGGGTGGTGAATGTTCCAATCATTTATTTCTCAGTGCAATGGTGGAATACGCTACACCAAGGGGCTTCTGTCAGTCTTGTGCAGTCTCCTAAAATGGCCACCGCGATGTTATCGGGCATGCTAGTCATGTCTTTGGCGGCTTGGATGTATTCCATTGTGGTGATCTTAGTTCGTACACGTCTTATTATTTTGCGGCGAGAAAGTCGTGCGGCCTGGGTCGCTGAGTTGAAGGAAGGAGGAGTGAAATGA
- a CDS encoding dihydrolipoyl dehydrogenase, with product MHKFDVVIIGAGTAGLSALREVRKRTDNFVIINDGPWGTTCARVGCMPSKLLIEAANAFHRRRSFDEFGITGADQLGLNTRKVLQRLRKLRDDFVSSTVKTTDELDERAISGRARILSPDQVSVNGKQLSTRSIIIATGSRPIIPDSWPQLGERLLTTDTLFELEVLPKSMAVIGMGPVGLEMAQALSRLDVQITGFGSREFVGGISDPVINQVAVKSLSEEFSLHLGGRATVTTNSSNHTITVHTETHKVEVESVLAALGRRPNIDDIGLEALGIALNEKGLPSIDPVTLQIADLPIFLAGDVNKRFPVLHEAADDGHIAGLNATSEELICFKRRVPLAIVFTEPDIAVVGQPFHTLDQQNIQIGEVSFANQGRARSAQRNRGALRVYAAANNGQLLGAEIYAPAGEHFAHLLALAISQSLNVWDLLRIPFYHPVLEEGLRTALRDLSSKLPSCSQSDLAGCGSLNSEALD from the coding sequence ATGCACAAATTTGATGTGGTCATTATAGGAGCAGGAACAGCCGGACTGTCCGCGTTACGTGAAGTCAGAAAGCGCACTGATAATTTTGTCATTATCAATGATGGGCCATGGGGAACAACCTGCGCACGCGTTGGTTGTATGCCCTCCAAATTATTAATTGAGGCCGCTAATGCGTTTCATCGACGTCGTAGTTTTGACGAATTCGGTATTACAGGCGCAGATCAACTTGGATTGAATACTCGCAAGGTTCTACAGCGCCTGCGCAAATTGCGTGATGATTTCGTCAGTAGTACGGTTAAAACAACAGATGAATTAGACGAACGCGCCATATCCGGGCGTGCTCGTATTCTGTCGCCTGATCAAGTTAGTGTGAATGGAAAGCAATTAAGCACGCGCAGCATCATCATTGCGACAGGATCTCGTCCTATTATTCCTGATAGCTGGCCACAGCTGGGTGAACGCCTGTTAACAACCGATACACTGTTCGAACTGGAGGTACTCCCTAAGAGTATGGCGGTAATTGGCATGGGGCCAGTCGGTTTAGAGATGGCGCAAGCATTATCCAGACTTGATGTACAAATTACAGGTTTTGGGTCACGCGAATTTGTAGGAGGGATAAGCGATCCGGTGATTAATCAAGTTGCTGTGAAATCGTTGTCAGAAGAGTTCTCACTGCATTTGGGAGGTAGAGCAACAGTTACCACTAATTCCTCTAATCATACGATTACTGTGCATACAGAAACTCACAAGGTAGAGGTTGAGAGTGTGCTGGCCGCATTGGGGAGACGGCCTAATATCGATGATATTGGCTTGGAGGCATTAGGAATTGCGCTCAATGAGAAGGGATTGCCATCCATTGATCCAGTAACGTTACAAATTGCGGATTTGCCAATATTCTTGGCTGGTGATGTTAATAAACGCTTTCCGGTGTTGCATGAAGCGGCAGATGATGGCCATATTGCAGGTTTGAACGCTACGAGTGAAGAATTAATTTGCTTTAAACGGCGTGTGCCATTAGCTATTGTATTTACTGAGCCTGATATTGCGGTGGTGGGTCAACCTTTCCATACGCTTGATCAGCAAAACATTCAGATTGGAGAAGTTTCTTTTGCTAATCAAGGCAGAGCGCGTTCAGCACAGCGTAATCGCGGTGCTTTACGGGTATATGCAGCTGCGAATAATGGGCAGTTGTTGGGTGCGGAAATATATGCGCCAGCAGGAGAACATTTTGCGCACTTGCTGGCTTTGGCAATCAGTCAATCTTTAAACGTCTGGGATTTGTTACGCATACCATTTTATCATCCAGTATTAGAGGAGGGTTTGCGTACGGCATTACGTGATTTATCGTCCAAATTGCCTTCCTGTAGTCAATCAGATTTGGCTGGTTGTGGCTCCCTTAATTCGGAAGCGCTAGATTGA
- a CDS encoding cytochrome c-type biogenesis protein CcmF — translation MIPELGNFALILAMLLALIQGTLPLIGAARGMPTWIASARPVTQGQFVFTVIAFGCLAYSFLNNDFSVLNVASNSNSDLPARYRFAATWGSHEGSLLLWVTLLAGWSVAVSVFSRQLPDDVVARVLGVLGLVSAGFIMFLLFTSNPFDRLLPAAIEGNDLNPLLQDPGMVLHPPLLYMGYVGFSVAFAFAIAALLSGQLDAAWARWSRPWTIIAWVFLTAGIMMGSWWAYYELGWGGWWFWDPVENASFMPWLVGTALIHSLAVTEKRGSFKNWTVLLAIAAFSLSLLGTFLVRSGVLTSVHAFASDPSRGIFILIYLSLVVGCSLTLFAWRASKVGVGGSFSLVSRETTLLANNVLLLVAAGSVMLGTLYPLLVDALDLGKISVGPPYFEAVFVPLMAPAIFLIGVGPVARWKKASLPDLVVLLKWAFVVSLIMAIIAPFFMGEWKPMVSFGLLLAFWVIASVVINFRHRLRNSGEGGLMTKLLRQSRSYYGMHCAHIGIAVFVIGVALVNGYEIEKDVRMEIGDVVTLKDYTFKFNGTEPLEGPNYSSTLGKIEIFKNDKKIRDLKPEKRVYAASGMPMTEASVDMGLFRDLYVAMGEPLENGAWIVRVYHKPFVNWIWIGCILMALGGILSVSDRRYRLPIKKKKSTTHKETIVTGPEVSSNISPAPATEVTVNAAALTEEGSKI, via the coding sequence ATGATTCCGGAACTTGGTAACTTCGCTCTTATTCTTGCAATGCTATTGGCGCTGATCCAGGGAACCTTACCTCTCATCGGCGCAGCACGTGGAATGCCTACGTGGATAGCCTCAGCACGCCCAGTCACACAAGGTCAATTTGTATTTACTGTCATTGCCTTTGGGTGTCTTGCCTATTCATTCTTAAACAATGATTTTTCTGTATTGAATGTTGCCTCTAATTCAAATTCAGATTTGCCTGCGCGTTATCGCTTTGCCGCAACATGGGGCTCTCACGAAGGCTCTCTGTTGTTGTGGGTAACTTTATTGGCAGGTTGGTCAGTGGCGGTTAGTGTGTTCAGTCGCCAATTGCCTGATGATGTAGTGGCGCGTGTTTTAGGTGTGTTGGGGTTGGTAAGCGCTGGTTTCATCATGTTTCTTTTGTTCACTTCTAACCCTTTTGATCGCTTGCTACCTGCTGCTATTGAAGGTAACGACTTGAATCCTTTATTGCAGGATCCGGGCATGGTGCTGCATCCCCCCTTGCTTTATATGGGATATGTGGGTTTTTCAGTTGCTTTTGCTTTTGCAATTGCCGCTTTGCTGAGCGGACAATTAGATGCTGCTTGGGCTAGATGGTCTCGGCCTTGGACGATTATTGCATGGGTGTTTCTAACTGCCGGCATTATGATGGGTAGCTGGTGGGCATATTATGAACTTGGTTGGGGAGGCTGGTGGTTCTGGGATCCAGTTGAGAATGCATCATTCATGCCTTGGCTAGTGGGAACCGCTTTAATTCATTCATTAGCAGTGACCGAAAAGCGAGGTAGTTTCAAGAACTGGACAGTGTTGCTGGCTATTGCTGCTTTCTCATTGAGTTTGCTTGGAACTTTCTTGGTTCGCTCAGGTGTGCTGACTTCTGTGCATGCCTTTGCCTCAGATCCATCCCGTGGAATATTTATTCTGATTTATCTCTCGTTAGTTGTGGGTTGCTCGTTAACGCTATTTGCTTGGCGCGCTTCTAAAGTGGGAGTGGGTGGTAGCTTTAGTCTGGTGTCGCGCGAAACAACTTTGTTAGCCAATAATGTATTGTTGTTGGTAGCTGCAGGAAGTGTCATGTTAGGGACGTTGTACCCGTTGCTAGTGGATGCACTTGATTTAGGAAAAATCTCTGTCGGGCCTCCCTACTTTGAAGCAGTATTTGTTCCTTTAATGGCACCTGCTATTTTTCTGATTGGCGTTGGTCCAGTCGCGCGCTGGAAGAAAGCTAGCTTGCCAGATCTAGTTGTGTTGTTGAAATGGGCTTTCGTCGTCAGCCTGATTATGGCAATAATTGCGCCATTCTTCATGGGTGAGTGGAAACCAATGGTTAGTTTCGGCTTATTACTTGCTTTCTGGGTGATTGCTAGTGTGGTTATTAATTTCAGACACCGATTACGCAATAGTGGCGAAGGTGGGTTAATGACCAAATTATTGAGGCAGTCAAGAAGTTATTATGGCATGCACTGCGCTCATATTGGTATTGCTGTCTTTGTGATTGGTGTCGCTCTTGTTAATGGCTATGAAATTGAAAAAGACGTACGGATGGAAATAGGCGATGTCGTCACATTGAAGGATTACACTTTTAAATTTAACGGCACCGAGCCACTAGAAGGTCCTAATTACAGTTCGACGCTAGGAAAGATAGAAATTTTCAAAAACGATAAAAAAATAAGAGATCTAAAACCAGAGAAAAGAGTCTATGCAGCTTCCGGTATGCCTATGACCGAAGCTTCGGTTGATATGGGATTGTTTCGCGATTTATATGTTGCGATGGGTGAACCTTTAGAAAATGGAGCCTGGATCGTGCGCGTCTATCACAAACCTTTTGTTAACTGGATATGGATAGGATGTATCTTGATGGCGTTGGGAGGAATACTGTCTGTTAGTGATCGTCGTTATCGTCTGCCAATCAAGAAAAAGAAAAGTACTACGCATAAGGAAACGATAGTTACTGGCCCAGAGGTGTCTAGCAATATTTCACCAGCGCCAGCAACAGAGGTAACGGTTAACGCGGCGGCACTTACGGAAGAGGGGAGTAAAATATAA